A single region of the Mechercharimyces sp. CAU 1602 genome encodes:
- a CDS encoding PD-(D/E)XK nuclease family protein, producing the protein MAGGTIYLHPVHDRKVGIGQMSLWGGPSSAKIHYVVPGVRIVRAWQQRLTELSLPPEVRIEVQTFDQWVRRLLSHSSVRLMTSVEQGLIIQQAVEQVGQAQGYRYFHEAQERAGWLERMEFFIGEMKRSGLRPTRMEHMWQDKGEKYQELAAIYRAYHDQLAQHDCWDHEEPYFALIEQVKAGEIELPTRVVLEHFNDIYPLQEQLLIQLVTAGVQVNVHLVADPKRPQLFAQTWRTVEKLQQRGFYVEQIQLDEEQRVPKQSALIQLDEQLFRSHPTQCERNDGAVQIIQGTSVKQEVEQQVAHVKRWLRESGASLAEVALVLTDRQRYESPLRHALEEAGLPLVESERVVLHFHPWMQMILYALRAATGEQRAWGRLLESPYLPWAHAESRSQWQQWKSDFTQISGRSQWDETLTAIERQSEMESEFLALELLRRVGEWVYEVPELATKSDWLTWFHTWLTAVRPQLSAVELKDQKRMRLRLEEMNAWQSLMEVTKQWQSFIRESQQDGKSEQMEVIDFIRLLERMTERVEVERRPGRRGGVRLLSPNQLQAESYRLVCLFGCVEGSWPRPYRDDWLVPDQERLRLRDEGVWLSTSDELRSKQAYPFFTSVNAAQEKLLLSYSAYTGAGREQLPSLFVEEVENVVGRIRDSLARTEESHLLPISWESALTPHRGLERAISLLAHAPSSAESHAVQMSRDMLEEMRRRAPKWMRRVEERIQIERARERGQAPAFAGVLQPYAHESLFDARGQERVWSASMLNELARCRFRFLLSRGMGLLSSPEMGEGLTALARGEVIHRMLCRFWNAYREHALTQCERERALERLEAVMDSTWIEAMEYYHLDPDGMEAQIEWGRVRQRVRTMVEHDLAWREEEINVRPRYLEWSFGQAVEEEKVKRGEVDPASLSMPVQVPLTAHFSILLRGKVDRVDVDRDGFYTIFDYKSGSAPDNEEIVKGMDVQLPLYLRAVQAGFQLSDEQAVGAAFFEGARMKAGKPPTHIRNKGIWRKEDASRFGISERVRTLMAIEAREQVLEQVGRHVQTQIEKSEQGDYAVQPHGACPTYCPFQTVCRVRLEHGRGE; encoded by the coding sequence ATGGCAGGAGGAACGATCTATCTTCATCCCGTACACGATCGGAAAGTGGGTATTGGGCAGATGAGTTTGTGGGGAGGGCCGTCATCAGCTAAGATCCATTATGTGGTGCCTGGAGTACGCATAGTGCGAGCATGGCAGCAAAGATTGACTGAATTGTCCCTTCCTCCTGAAGTGCGGATTGAGGTACAAACCTTTGACCAGTGGGTTCGTCGGTTATTGTCACACTCTTCAGTGCGGTTGATGACCTCGGTTGAGCAGGGGCTTATCATTCAACAAGCAGTTGAGCAGGTAGGGCAAGCACAAGGGTATCGTTATTTCCATGAAGCACAGGAACGTGCAGGTTGGCTGGAGCGGATGGAATTTTTTATTGGTGAGATGAAGCGATCGGGATTGCGTCCGACTCGCATGGAGCATATGTGGCAGGACAAAGGGGAGAAGTATCAAGAGTTGGCTGCTATATATCGTGCCTATCATGATCAGCTTGCGCAACATGATTGTTGGGATCATGAGGAGCCTTATTTTGCGTTGATCGAGCAGGTGAAAGCAGGCGAAATAGAGTTGCCCACCCGAGTGGTGCTCGAGCATTTTAACGATATATACCCATTACAGGAACAACTTTTAATTCAATTAGTAACAGCAGGTGTCCAAGTAAACGTACACCTGGTGGCGGATCCAAAGCGACCGCAGTTGTTCGCGCAGACTTGGCGTACAGTGGAGAAGTTGCAACAAAGAGGGTTTTATGTGGAGCAGATACAACTAGATGAAGAGCAACGAGTGCCTAAACAAAGCGCGCTTATCCAATTGGACGAACAGTTATTTCGTTCACATCCGACTCAGTGTGAACGAAACGACGGGGCGGTACAGATTATACAGGGAACCAGCGTAAAGCAGGAAGTGGAACAACAAGTGGCGCACGTGAAGCGGTGGTTAAGAGAATCGGGAGCCTCACTGGCTGAGGTGGCTCTGGTGCTGACTGATCGGCAGCGATATGAATCACCTTTGCGACATGCACTGGAAGAGGCGGGATTGCCGCTGGTAGAGTCGGAGCGGGTGGTATTACACTTTCATCCATGGATGCAAATGATTCTTTATGCTCTTCGGGCAGCTACTGGAGAACAGAGAGCATGGGGGCGTTTACTAGAAAGTCCTTATTTACCATGGGCACATGCCGAGAGCAGATCGCAGTGGCAACAGTGGAAGTCTGATTTTACACAGATTAGTGGACGCTCTCAGTGGGATGAAACGTTAACAGCGATTGAGCGTCAGAGTGAGATGGAGTCGGAATTTTTAGCGCTAGAGCTTCTACGGCGAGTGGGTGAATGGGTATATGAAGTGCCTGAACTGGCTACTAAGTCAGACTGGTTAACCTGGTTTCATACTTGGTTGACAGCGGTTCGTCCTCAGCTTTCTGCTGTGGAATTGAAGGATCAAAAGCGGATGCGTCTACGTTTGGAGGAGATGAATGCTTGGCAATCATTAATGGAAGTAACGAAGCAATGGCAATCGTTTATAAGAGAAAGTCAACAAGATGGTAAGAGTGAGCAGATGGAGGTGATAGATTTTATTCGCTTGTTGGAGCGAATGACAGAACGGGTGGAAGTGGAGCGACGCCCAGGTAGACGTGGAGGGGTACGTCTTCTTTCTCCCAATCAGCTACAGGCCGAATCGTACAGGCTGGTTTGTCTCTTTGGATGTGTGGAGGGGAGTTGGCCTCGCCCCTATCGTGACGATTGGCTCGTCCCGGATCAGGAGCGTCTGCGCCTGAGGGATGAGGGGGTGTGGCTTTCTACCTCAGACGAACTGCGCAGTAAACAGGCGTACCCCTTTTTTACTAGTGTTAACGCGGCCCAAGAAAAGTTACTGCTTTCGTATTCCGCATATACCGGTGCAGGACGAGAACAGCTCCCTTCTTTGTTTGTGGAAGAGGTAGAAAATGTGGTGGGTAGAATCCGGGATTCGCTTGCGAGGACAGAGGAATCTCATCTATTACCTATCTCGTGGGAGAGTGCTTTAACACCACATAGGGGGTTGGAACGAGCGATATCCTTGCTTGCTCACGCGCCCTCCTCTGCTGAATCGCACGCGGTACAGATGAGTAGAGATATGTTGGAAGAGATGCGTCGGCGGGCTCCGAAGTGGATGAGGCGAGTCGAGGAACGGATTCAGATCGAACGAGCGCGGGAGCGAGGGCAAGCACCCGCTTTTGCTGGCGTGTTACAGCCTTATGCACATGAATCTCTCTTTGATGCCAGGGGACAGGAACGGGTGTGGAGTGCTTCCATGCTAAATGAGTTAGCCCGGTGCCGTTTTCGTTTTTTACTCTCTAGGGGTATGGGTTTACTGTCTTCGCCGGAAATGGGAGAAGGTTTGACTGCGCTGGCACGGGGGGAAGTGATCCACCGTATGTTGTGCCGCTTTTGGAATGCTTACCGAGAGCATGCACTCACCCAGTGTGAACGTGAGCGTGCGCTGGAGCGTTTAGAGGCCGTCATGGATTCGACATGGATTGAGGCGATGGAATATTATCATCTCGATCCTGATGGTATGGAGGCTCAGATTGAGTGGGGGCGTGTGCGTCAGCGTGTTCGTACAATGGTTGAACACGACCTCGCTTGGCGTGAAGAGGAGATAAATGTGCGTCCGCGTTATTTAGAGTGGTCTTTTGGACAAGCAGTAGAGGAGGAAAAAGTGAAGCGTGGGGAAGTGGATCCCGCTTCTCTATCTATGCCAGTCCAGGTGCCGCTGACTGCTCACTTTTCTATCCTGCTGCGCGGAAAGGTAGATCGGGTAGATGTGGATAGGGATGGTTTTTATACGATCTTTGATTATAAATCAGGTAGTGCCCCAGACAACGAAGAGATAGTGAAAGGGATGGATGTACAACTCCCTCTTTATTTGCGGGCAGTACAGGCAGGCTTCCAGTTGTCAGATGAACAGGCTGTAGGGGCGGCGTTTTTTGAAGGGGCACGGATGAAAGCGGGAAAGCCCCCAACTCATATACGAAACAAGGGGATCTGGCGGAAGGAGGACGCTTCGCGCTTTGGTATTAGTGAGCGTGTGCGTACTCTTATGGCCATAGAAGCACGCGAGCAAGTTTTAGAGCAGGTAGGACGCCATGTGCAAACGCAGATTGAGAAGAGTGAGCAGGGAGATTACGCAGTTCAGCCGCATGGAGCGTGCCCAACGTATTGTCCATTCCAAACAGTGTGTCGCGTTCGCTTGGAGCATGGAAGGGGGGAATGA
- a CDS encoding N-acetylglucosaminidase codes for MGVSIPDAIGGSLKMIEATCASTTLAEAVDIQHGLEDYPPLKYEAGQGFIPATKEEVEAQMNPMNSLMGDKVLQHLNLGTVPSVTAEQLDSFLMGKGVLEGMGLIFLVAGMVYQVDPIYLVIHANLETGGGTSNLARGTVPGYEGYHNVYGIKAYDSNPEENGARYAKEQGWSSVSRAIMGGVRYIADTYIHVGQNTLYKMRWNPVNPGVHQYATDIDWANKQATRIATTYLEFFEEVEVSWDLSFYQTE; via the coding sequence ATGGGAGTTAGTATTCCTGATGCAATTGGCGGCAGTTTAAAAATGATCGAAGCGACGTGTGCGTCGACGACGTTGGCAGAAGCAGTTGATATTCAACACGGATTGGAGGATTATCCCCCGCTTAAGTATGAGGCGGGTCAGGGGTTTATTCCGGCAACCAAAGAAGAGGTAGAGGCACAGATGAACCCGATGAACTCGCTTATGGGGGATAAAGTGCTTCAGCATCTCAATTTAGGTACAGTTCCAAGTGTAACAGCAGAGCAACTGGATTCCTTTTTGATGGGCAAGGGCGTGTTAGAGGGCATGGGATTAATCTTTTTGGTAGCGGGAATGGTTTATCAAGTAGACCCTATCTATTTGGTAATTCACGCGAATCTGGAGACAGGTGGGGGGACGAGCAACCTCGCCCGCGGGACGGTTCCAGGCTATGAAGGATATCACAACGTCTATGGAATTAAAGCATATGACAGCAATCCGGAGGAGAACGGGGCTCGTTATGCCAAAGAGCAAGGATGGAGTTCGGTCTCGCGTGCGATTATGGGTGGGGTACGATACATTGCGGACACCTACATTCATGTGGGGCAAAACACGCTTTACAAAATGCGGTGGAATCCGGTTAATCCAGGGGTGCATCAGTATGCTACCGATATTGACTGGGCGAATAAGCAAGCGACGCGCATCGCAACCACTTATCTCGAATTTTTTGAAGAAGTAGAGGTAAGTTGGGATCTCTCTTTTTATCAGACGGAATAG
- a CDS encoding SBBP repeat-containing protein — translation MGQKNELDECCLRTNTNRKGKRQEFIANGQGGMFTFHPEGMQFTLPLEKHREERVSPLRLLWMNPCTDLILMGDKLVEDGWFQETEYPFLRYQRVLCQGVWKDIDLVFYGDEQQLKYDVIIHPGADIEDIRFSYQGTEAMTCSEEGDLYVYTPHGVLCEKHPISFQKDQSNKIIVPSSFQLYPDHSFGFHVATSYDPEKVLVIDPAVIFSTYLGGTGRNAGCGIAVDDMGNSYVTGVTASPFNFPVTSGAFQTINIGEESAFVTKFNPTGSSLIYSTLLAGNQFDFGNAIAVDSSRNAYVTGLTTSPDFPVTSGSFQTQFMNADNQSFVTKLNPTGTSLIYSTFLGGSGIASITSGNGIAVDMSNNAYVTGNTNANNFPTTPGAFQTIYKGIGPTLTQSDVFVTKFNETGSALTYSTFLGGINLDQSGGIVVDKSNQAYVVGCTLSTDFPVTPNAFQTIAIPGNSYAFVTKFNAAGSGLIYSTLLGNGNTEGAAIDIDGMNNAYVTGFTDSVTFPVTRGAFQTRLNDSLDAFVTKFNDRGSRLLYSTYLGGSLDDEGFGIAVDALGTAWVTGCASSTDFPITSDAFQDRMGGVSDAFTTQISYSGRGINFSSYLGGNDTDEGAAVAIDSQQNIYFTGITLSTDFPVSFGAFQLSFGPVSVFSSQAFVFKLGSLAQSGPTGPAGPTGPQGPRGPRGARGPRGIGGGESSS, via the coding sequence ATGGGGCAAAAAAATGAATTGGACGAGTGTTGTCTTCGAACCAATACAAATCGCAAAGGGAAGAGACAGGAATTTATCGCCAATGGGCAAGGAGGGATGTTTACCTTTCACCCTGAAGGGATGCAATTTACGTTGCCTTTAGAAAAACATAGAGAAGAGAGGGTTTCTCCACTTAGGTTACTCTGGATGAACCCATGTACGGACCTCATTCTTATGGGAGACAAATTAGTCGAGGACGGCTGGTTTCAAGAAACAGAGTATCCTTTCCTTCGTTATCAGCGAGTCTTATGCCAAGGAGTGTGGAAGGATATTGACTTGGTCTTTTATGGTGATGAGCAACAACTAAAATACGATGTGATCATTCATCCCGGAGCTGATATTGAAGATATTCGTTTTAGTTACCAGGGGACAGAGGCGATGACCTGTAGTGAGGAGGGAGATTTGTATGTCTACACTCCCCACGGGGTCTTATGTGAAAAACATCCCATCAGCTTTCAAAAAGATCAGAGTAATAAAATCATCGTTCCAAGCTCATTCCAACTTTATCCCGACCACTCCTTTGGTTTTCATGTCGCAACTTCCTATGACCCTGAAAAGGTACTTGTTATTGATCCAGCAGTCATATTTTCCACCTACTTAGGAGGAACAGGTAGAAATGCAGGGTGTGGTATCGCCGTGGACGATATGGGAAATTCCTATGTGACAGGTGTTACCGCCTCTCCATTTAATTTCCCTGTTACCTCGGGTGCTTTTCAAACAATCAATATTGGAGAGGAAAGTGCGTTTGTAACGAAATTTAACCCTACAGGAAGCTCACTTATTTACTCTACTCTCCTAGCTGGAAATCAGTTTGATTTTGGGAACGCGATCGCTGTTGATTCTTCTAGGAATGCTTATGTAACCGGCCTGACGACATCCCCTGACTTTCCTGTTACATCTGGCAGCTTCCAAACCCAATTTATGAATGCAGATAATCAATCCTTTGTGACAAAGTTAAATCCTACAGGTACCTCTCTCATCTACTCCACCTTTTTGGGTGGTTCTGGTATTGCAAGCATCACATCTGGCAATGGAATCGCAGTAGATATGTCTAACAATGCCTATGTTACTGGTAACACAAATGCAAATAACTTCCCTACGACGCCAGGTGCCTTTCAAACGATATATAAAGGGATTGGCCCTACTCTAACCCAGAGCGATGTCTTTGTCACCAAATTTAATGAAACGGGTTCTGCACTAACTTACTCCACGTTCTTAGGGGGAATTAATCTTGATCAAAGCGGAGGCATCGTTGTTGACAAGAGCAATCAAGCATACGTGGTAGGGTGTACGTTATCAACAGATTTTCCGGTCACACCAAATGCCTTTCAAACGATCGCGATTCCAGGCAATTCATACGCGTTTGTAACGAAATTTAATGCTGCTGGTAGTGGACTTATTTATTCTACCTTATTAGGAAACGGAAATACGGAAGGGGCTGCCATTGATATCGATGGTATGAACAATGCTTATGTAACAGGATTTACTGACTCTGTAACCTTTCCGGTAACTCGTGGCGCATTTCAAACCAGACTAAATGATAGCTTGGATGCCTTTGTGACGAAATTTAATGACAGAGGAAGCCGGTTGCTCTATTCCACTTACTTAGGTGGATCATTGGATGATGAAGGCTTTGGGATTGCGGTAGATGCCCTCGGTACCGCTTGGGTTACGGGTTGCGCATCATCGACGGATTTTCCTATCACTTCGGACGCCTTTCAAGATCGAATGGGAGGAGTATCAGATGCTTTTACGACCCAAATTAGTTACTCTGGACGGGGAATTAACTTTTCTTCGTACTTAGGTGGAAATGATACGGACGAAGGCGCTGCAGTTGCCATTGACTCACAACAAAATATCTATTTCACCGGGATTACACTCTCCACAGACTTCCCTGTTAGCTTTGGTGCTTTTCAACTCTCCTTTGGACCAGTGAGTGTCTTCAGCTCTCAGGCTTTCGTCTTCAAATTAGGATCGCTTGCCCAATCAGGACCAACGGGTCCGGCAGGTCCAACAGGACCTCAAGGGCCAAGAGGACCTCGGGGAGCACGGGGACCTCGGGGGATAGGTGGAGGGGAAAGCAGCAGTTAA
- a CDS encoding DUF6612 family protein, giving the protein MLNMNSEQKVMYDKGELKFNSLEQVTRINKKTYEISTVDQVVEMTSPMNGIVVDMKIDITSTFKQDGSEIVVPEEVLSEAGTK; this is encoded by the coding sequence ATGCTGAATATGAATAGTGAACAAAAAGTTATGTATGACAAAGGAGAGCTTAAATTTAACAGCCTGGAACAGGTAACGCGCATCAATAAGAAAACGTATGAGATAAGTACCGTAGATCAGGTAGTAGAAATGACGTCACCAATGAATGGAATTGTTGTAGATATGAAAATAGACATCACTTCTACCTTTAAGCAAGATGGTAGCGAGATTGTCGTTCCTGAAGAAGTATTGTCTGAAGCTGGGACGAAGTAA